Proteins encoded by one window of Dyella humicola:
- the recG gene encoding ATP-dependent DNA helicase RecG, whose amino-acid sequence MPTPSALAMTSTHAAPGDTPVSALPGVGPALAEALARLGLERVQDLWFHLPLRYEDRTRVAAIADLRPGERAQVEGVVEAVERGFRYRPQLKVAISDDSQQTLVLRFFHFRRSQSEQMQPGTRLLCYGEVRQGSQGLEMVHPQYQRLSGDEPATVDELLSPIYPTTDGLGQKRLAGVIAKALALLPPDAQLELIPPALCAEYGLTSLRDALVYVHRPPPDAPIGQLTAGRHPAQQRLAFEELLTQHLSLKRMRAAVRRRHAPSLRGTGQLRQRLLAGLPFGLTGAQQRVTAEIAVDIAQAKPMLRLVQGDVGSGKTIVAALAAVAAVESGQQIALMAPTELLAEQHLHHFRHWLTPLGIEVAWLAGKVAGKARQQALQRVAEGAHVVIGTHALMQEGVAFAQLGLVIVDEQHRFGVQQRLALRDKGADQGSGLVPHQLVLTATPIPRTLAMSAYADLDVSAIDELPPGRTPVQTIAISNARRAEVIERIHIACLEGRQVYWVCTLIEESEQLRAQAAEVAFAELSVALADCRIGLIHGRMKPKEKQLVMDAFKAGELSVLVATTVIEVGVDVPNASLMVIENSERLGLAQLHQLRGRVGRGSVASNCVLLYQPPLGQLARERLQVMRETNDGFRIAEKDLELRGPGEVLGTRQTGQLSFRIADLARDAHLLPAVQEVGAYLLSHHPQQAEQLIVRWIGGAARYVHA is encoded by the coding sequence ATGCCGACCCCTAGCGCCCTTGCCATGACATCGACGCATGCTGCTCCTGGCGACACGCCGGTTTCAGCTCTGCCGGGTGTGGGTCCTGCGCTGGCGGAAGCGTTGGCGCGGCTTGGTCTGGAGCGGGTGCAGGATCTCTGGTTCCATTTGCCGCTGCGCTACGAGGACCGGACGAGGGTCGCGGCCATCGCCGACCTGCGCCCCGGCGAGCGTGCCCAGGTAGAGGGTGTGGTGGAGGCGGTGGAGCGGGGCTTTCGCTATCGCCCGCAACTCAAGGTAGCGATCAGCGACGACTCGCAGCAGACGCTAGTGTTGCGGTTCTTCCATTTCCGACGCAGCCAATCCGAGCAGATGCAGCCCGGTACGCGTCTGCTTTGCTACGGCGAAGTGCGCCAGGGTTCGCAAGGCCTGGAGATGGTGCATCCGCAGTATCAGCGGCTCAGCGGCGACGAGCCAGCTACCGTCGACGAGCTGCTGAGTCCGATCTATCCGACGACCGACGGATTGGGGCAAAAGCGCCTCGCTGGCGTCATAGCCAAGGCGCTGGCCCTGCTGCCACCCGATGCGCAACTCGAGTTGATACCACCCGCACTGTGTGCGGAATACGGCCTCACCTCGTTGCGGGATGCGCTGGTCTACGTGCACCGGCCACCGCCGGATGCGCCTATCGGACAGCTCACGGCGGGGCGCCATCCGGCGCAGCAGCGACTGGCATTCGAGGAACTGCTGACCCAGCACCTTAGTCTCAAGCGCATGCGCGCCGCGGTGCGTCGTCGCCATGCGCCGAGCCTGCGTGGCACGGGGCAATTGCGCCAACGTTTGCTGGCCGGGCTGCCGTTTGGCCTGACCGGCGCGCAGCAGCGCGTTACGGCCGAAATCGCCGTGGACATCGCGCAAGCAAAGCCGATGTTGCGTCTGGTACAGGGTGATGTCGGCAGCGGCAAGACGATTGTCGCTGCGCTGGCAGCGGTCGCCGCGGTGGAATCCGGGCAGCAAATAGCCTTGATGGCACCGACCGAGCTGCTGGCGGAACAGCATCTTCATCACTTCCGTCATTGGCTGACGCCACTTGGCATCGAGGTGGCTTGGCTAGCTGGCAAGGTGGCGGGCAAGGCGCGGCAGCAAGCACTACAGCGCGTCGCTGAAGGCGCGCACGTGGTCATTGGCACGCATGCGTTGATGCAGGAAGGCGTGGCGTTCGCCCAGCTCGGCCTGGTGATCGTGGACGAACAACACCGCTTCGGCGTGCAGCAGCGCCTTGCGCTGCGCGACAAGGGAGCGGATCAGGGTTCCGGCTTGGTGCCGCATCAGCTCGTGCTCACGGCAACGCCGATTCCGCGCACGCTGGCGATGAGTGCGTATGCCGACCTCGACGTTTCCGCCATCGACGAATTGCCGCCGGGCCGCACACCGGTGCAGACCATTGCGATCTCCAATGCGCGACGCGCGGAAGTGATCGAACGCATCCACATTGCCTGCCTTGAAGGACGGCAGGTGTACTGGGTGTGCACCCTGATCGAGGAGTCCGAGCAGCTGCGCGCGCAAGCCGCCGAGGTAGCCTTTGCCGAGCTCTCGGTCGCGTTGGCCGATTGCAGAATCGGTCTGATCCATGGGCGCATGAAGCCCAAGGAAAAGCAGCTCGTGATGGACGCCTTCAAGGCGGGCGAGCTGAGCGTGCTGGTAGCGACGACGGTCATCGAAGTGGGCGTGGATGTTCCCAACGCGAGTTTGATGGTGATCGAGAACAGCGAGCGGCTCGGTCTGGCGCAGCTGCACCAATTGCGTGGACGCGTGGGGCGCGGCTCGGTGGCGTCAAATTGCGTGCTGCTCTATCAGCCGCCGCTGGGACAGCTGGCGCGCGAACGCCTGCAGGTGATGCGCGAGACCAATGATGGTTTTCGTATCGCGGAAAAAGATCTTGAGCTGCGTGGCCCTGGCGAAGTGCTTGGCACGCGCCAGACCGGCCAGCTCAGTTTCCGCATTGCCGATCTGGCGCGCGATGCGCATTTGCTGCCGGCGGTGCAGGAGGTGGGTGCGTATCTGCTATCGCATCACCCGCAACAGGCAGAACAACTGATCGTGCGCTGGATTGGTGGCGCCGCGCGTTATGTCCACGCCTGA